The Vicia villosa cultivar HV-30 ecotype Madison, WI linkage group LG1, Vvil1.0, whole genome shotgun sequence genome includes a region encoding these proteins:
- the LOC131621590 gene encoding squamosa promoter-binding-like protein 15, with the protein MSSGFVPSPSSPSQPNSSTEFIDGLKFGKKIYFEDAAPQTKPNGGSSSSMGMMMKKGTQPPRCQVEGCKVDLSGTKAYYSRHKVCCMHSKSPSVVVSGLDQRFCQQCSRFHQLPEFDQGKRSCRRRLAGHNERRRKPQPSSVFTSHFPRLSPPTFDSNVKCDNFLMECASYQNNSLLTPRSSEPVRTNQTTPFTWQNNSSMPPSEFFQQSPNFHGARHSPMENYNEVTDSSCALSLLSNQTWYSGNTTAPSVEMNNLLNFNGSSLMTQSSQGAASFQLPNASGFLKGVDTRNCLSPDDVPDLGLGQNSQSMNSDLHGELDVPQGKRQYYWSL; encoded by the exons ATGAGTTCTGGTTTTGTACCTTCTCCCTCTTCACCATCACAACCTAACTCATCAACTGAGTTCATTGATGGCTTAAAGTTTGGTAAAAAAATCTACTTTGAAGATGCAGCACCTCAAACCAAACCTAATGGTGGTTCATCTTCATCTATggggatgatgatgaagaagggaACTCAACCACCTAGGTGTCAAGTTGAAGGTTGTAAAGTAGATCTGAGTGGTACTAAGGCTTATTATTCTAGACATAAAGTTTGTTGCATGCATTCAAAATCTCcttctgtggttgtttctggtTTGGATCAGAGGTTTTGCCAACAGTGTAGCAG ATTTCATCAGCTACCTGAATTCGATCAAGGAAAACGAAGTTGCCGCAGGCGACTAGCTGGCCATAATGAAAGGCGAAGAAAACCTCAACCGAGCTCCGTGTTTACCTCGCACTTTCCCAGACTCTCTCCACCTACTTTTG ATAGCAATGTCAAATGTGACAACTTTCTGATGGAATGTGCTTCATACCAGAACAACTCATTGCTAACTCCAAGATCATCTGAGCCGGTTCGCACCAATCAAACAACACCATTTACATGGCAAAACAACTCATCGATGCCGCCATCCGAGTTTTTTCAGCAATCACCAAACTTCCATGGTGCTAGACATTCTCCAATGGAAAACTACAATGAAGTCACAGATTCAAGCTGTGCTCTCTCTCTTCTGTCAAACCAAACATGGTATTCTGGAAACACAACAGCACCAAGTGTGGAGATGAACAACCTGTTGAATTTCAACGGTTCTTCACTCATGACACAATCTTCTCAAGGTGCAGCCAGTTTTCAACTTCCAAATGCTTCTGGGTTTTTAAAGGGCGTCGATACTCGTAACTGTTTGTCGCCTGATGATGTTCCCGATCTCGGTCTCGGACAAAATTCGCAGAGTATGAATAGCGATCTTCATGGCGAGCTTGATGTGCCACAAGGCAAGAGGCAATATTACTGGTCACTTTAA